In Candidatus Neomarinimicrobiota bacterium, the DNA window GTAAAAGTGGGGATGGCGAGTATAGCTGCACAATTATCTGCAATTATAATTTCGCCAAAAGAGCCTGAACAATCCAATTACATAGTAAGTGGTAATAAAAAACAAGATAAGAAGATTCCAAATAATTTGGGTAAAGTTGACATAACTCTTACTGACGGCCCTATCGGATTAGACAGTATAGAAATAGAGATAGTAAAATCTTTGCTGGGGACAAACATGGTGAAGGTAAAGGGTGGTACATTCATCATGGGTGACAACATGAATTTGGGTGATTCTGATGAACAACCTAATCACAAGGTAACCATAAGTGATTTCTTAATAAGCAAATATGAGGTTACACAGAGACTGTATGAACAAGTCATGGGGGCAAATCCTTCAAGGTTTAAAGGTGAAAGCAATCCCGTGGAGAAAGTCTCCTGGTACGATGCTATCCAATTCTGTAATTTTTTGTCGCAGATTGAAGGGCTTATATCATGCTATTCAATTATTGACGGTGCTGTTACTTGTGACTGGTCTGCCAATGGTTATCGTCTTCCGACAGAAAGTGAGTGGGAATTTTCAGCAAGAAGTGGTGGCCATAATGACTTGACTTTTTCTGGAGCAGCTTTTGAAAGTGATTTAGAAGATTACAGCTGGTTTCGTTTGAACAGTGGTTCCAAAACTCATGAAGTTGGAACGAAATCTCCGAATCGATTTGGATTACATGACATGAGTGGTAATGTCCGAGAATGGTGCTGGGATAGATATGGTAGCTATAATTCTGAAACTCAGAAAAACCCTACTGGAACAGAATATGGACTCTATAATATCGTTCGAGGGGGTAGTTATAGCGGTGCTGCATTTAGGCTGCGAACTTCAGCAAGAGGCCATATCCCCCCTAAAAATAATTGGTACGATATTGGGTTTAGGGTTTTAAGGAATGATCTAAATAAGCAATTATAGGGCAAAGTTGGAACCCTTAGGTACTTGCGGGGAATCTATGAAACAATTTGTAACAATTCAATCGATACGATGCAGTATAGTGATTGTGTTATTTAGTCAGATTGGTCTGGCACAAGAACCTGCCAAACTTAGTGTTAGCGATCCTTCTCCAACATTCTACCTACGCACGCTTGAAGGTGAAAACTTCTTCCTGAGCAAAGAGATCAAACCTGATAGCCCCATCATCCTGGCTTTTTATGCGACTTGGTGTATACCCTGTCGTCAGGAAATACCAGCTCTTGAAAAGATGATGGGTGATCCCAGTCTACAAAACGTCAGATTGTATTATGTGAATGTGGGTGGACTAATGGTTGCTGAGAATGGTGGGGAAGTCACCAAACAGAGAGAAGAGACCGATAAGGTCATGAGATATAGAGACCGTTTTAAAATGACCCACCCCATCCTCATGGATCGCTATGCAATGACAGCCCAGAAGTATGGGGCCGAGTCCTTACCAACCCTCGTTGTCATTGGTGGAGAGGGGAATATAAAATATTTACACCACGGCTATAAACCTGGTGATGAGGTTTTGCTATCACAATTACTGAAGGATCTATAAAAGAGGAATGTTCAGTTTTTTACTCTTGATCTATTAGCGGAAACTATGAATCCAAAACATATTGCACCAACAAAACAGATGATATGGGCAATGTCCCTTTTTCCGCTTGTCACATTGTTTTCTCTAATAGAATATAGTTCCCTCGGCTGTGCCGAGGGGTCTACAAAATAAGCTCTTGCTGTAACCAAGGCAGCATTCGTACCTCAGTGGTGAGCAAACCACAATAAAAAGGAGGTACGAATGAGCCGCTTCAAGAAATTAAGCCATAGTGTATGGGATTGCAAATATCATGTAGTATGGTGTCCCAAGTATCGATTCCGTGTAATGGAGGGTCAGGCAAGATCCTATATTCGAGATGTCTTGAGGGAGCTGTGTCGCAGACATAAAGTTGAGATACTTGAAGGGAATGTTCAGCCCGACCACATCCACATGGTATTGAGCATTCCGCCAAGTTATAGCGTGAGTAGAGTGATGGGCTTTCTGAAAGGGAAGAGTGCCATTCAAATATTTCGTAAATTC includes these proteins:
- a CDS encoding formylglycine-generating enzyme family protein; protein product: VKVGMASIAAQLSAIIISPKEPEQSNYIVSGNKKQDKKIPNNLGKVDITLTDGPIGLDSIEIEIVKSLLGTNMVKVKGGTFIMGDNMNLGDSDEQPNHKVTISDFLISKYEVTQRLYEQVMGANPSRFKGESNPVEKVSWYDAIQFCNFLSQIEGLISCYSIIDGAVTCDWSANGYRLPTESEWEFSARSGGHNDLTFSGAAFESDLEDYSWFRLNSGSKTHEVGTKSPNRFGLHDMSGNVREWCWDRYGSYNSETQKNPTGTEYGLYNIVRGGSYSGAAFRLRTSARGHIPPKNNWYDIGFRVLRNDLNKQL
- a CDS encoding TlpA disulfide reductase family protein, whose product is MKQFVTIQSIRCSIVIVLFSQIGLAQEPAKLSVSDPSPTFYLRTLEGENFFLSKEIKPDSPIILAFYATWCIPCRQEIPALEKMMGDPSLQNVRLYYVNVGGLMVAENGGEVTKQREETDKVMRYRDRFKMTHPILMDRYAMTAQKYGAESLPTLVVIGGEGNIKYLHHGYKPGDEVLLSQLLKDL
- the tnpA gene encoding IS200/IS605 family transposase, yielding MSRFKKLSHSVWDCKYHVVWCPKYRFRVMEGQARSYIRDVLRELCRRHKVEILEGNVQPDHIHMVLSIPPSYSVSRVMGFLKGKSAIQIFRKFKNLRKKYYGQHYWSRGYCVSTIGLDEETIRNYVRWQQDKDRDENVDQEELSL